One window of the Salvia splendens isolate huo1 chromosome 1, SspV2, whole genome shotgun sequence genome contains the following:
- the LOC121742236 gene encoding polyol transporter 5-like encodes MGDAAGQISAFEPPPKPKRNKYAMACSFLASMTSILLGYDIGVMSGAILYIQKDLGISRTQKEVIMGILNVYSLLGSAAAGRTSDWIGRRYTIVFAGAIFFVGALLMGFAPNYPFLMAGRFVAGVGVGYALMIAPVYTAEVSPAASRGFLTSFPEVFINFGILLGYVSNFAFSKLRLELGWRLMLGVGAIPSVFIALGVLAMPESPRWLVMQGRLRDAKHVLDKTSDSLAESKLRLAEIKEAAGIPQDCDDDVVTVSKKSHGEGVWRDLLFRPTPAVRHILLCAVGIHFFQQCTGIDSVVLYSPEIFKRAGIKDDTHQLLATMAVGFVKTLFILVATFLLDKIGRRPLLLSSMAGMILSLLSLAIGLTIIENSERRLIWAIALCLASVLAYVALFSIGMGPITWVYSSEIFPLRLRAQGCSIGVAANRVTSGALAMSFLSLSEAITIGGAFFLYTGLAVIALLFFYLLYPETQGRTLEEMETLFGTFFRWRATARTLKENQLAQIEKENHDGTAVVSH; translated from the exons ATGGGCGACGCCGCCGGCCAAATCAGCGCCTTCGAGCCGCCGCCGAAGCCAAAAAGAAACAAGTATGCTATGGCTTGTTCTTTCTTGGCTTCCATGACCTCCATCTTACTCGGATACG ATATAGGAGTGATGAGTGGGGCTATACTCTACATACAGAAAGACCTTGGCATATCAAGGACCCAAAAAGAGGTGATAATGGGGATTCTCAACGTCTACTCGCTCCTGGGCTCCGCCGCCGCTGGCCGCACCTCCGACTGGATCGGCCGCCGATACACCATTGTGTTTGCCGGGGCCATTTTCTTTGTAGGCGCGCTGCTCATGGGCTTCGCCCCCAACTACCCCTTCCTCATGGCTGGCCGCTTCGTTGCTGGCGTTGGCGTTGGCTACGCCCTCATGATAGCGCCCGTCTACACGGCTGAGGTCTCGCCGGCGGCCTCCCGCGGCTTCCTCACTTCTTTCCCTGAAGTCTTCATCAATTTTG GCATTTTACTAGGCTATGTTTCCAACTTTGCCTTCTCCAAACTCCGATTGGAGTTAGGGTGGCGACTGATGCTGGGCGTGGGCGCCATTCCTTCCGTCTTCATCGCCCTAGGCGTCCTCGCCATGCCAGAGTCGCCGCGGTGGCTGGTCATGCAGGGCCGCCTCCGCGACGCCAAGCACGTCCTCGACAAGACCTCCGACTCCCTCGCCGAATCCAAGCTCCGCCTCGCCGAGATCAAGGAGGCCGCCGGGATCCCCCAGGACTGCGACGACGACGTGGTGACCGTATCCAAGAAGAGCCACGGCGAGGGCGTATGGCGCGACCTGCTCTTCCGCCCCACCCCGGCCGTGCGCCACATCCTGCTGTGCGCCGTCGGGATCCACTTCTTCCAGCAGTGCACCGGCATCGACTCCGTCGTGCTCTACAGCCCGGAGATATTCAAACGCGCGGGCATCAAAGACGACACGCACCAGCTACTCGCCACGATGGCCGTCggattcgtgaagacgctctTCATCTTAGTGGCCACGTTTCTTCTGGATAAGATCGGGAGGAGGCCGCTGCTCTTATCCAGTATGGCAGGTATGATCCTGTCTCTACTAAGCCTCGCTATTGGGCTAACCATCATCGAGAATTCGGAGCGGAGATTGATCTGGGCCATCGCTCTCTGCTTGGCTTCGGTGCTGGCCTACGTGGCGCTATTCTCGATCGGGATGGGCCCCATCACGTGGGTCTACAGCTCCGAGATTTTCCCGCTGCGGCTGCGGGCGCAAGGGTGCAGCATAGGCGTCGCAGCGAATCGGGTCACTAGTGGGGCGCTGGCAATGTCGTTTTTGTCCCTGAGTGAGGCAATCACCATAGGAGGGGCCTTCTTTCTTTACACGGGATTGGCCGTAATTGCCCTTTTGTTCTTTTACCTTTTATACCCCGAGACGCAGGGGAGGACTCTTGAGGAGATGGAGACTTTGTTCGGAACTTTCTTCCGGTGGCGGGCGACAGCAAGGACATTAAAGGAAAACCAACTGGCCCAAATTGAAAAGGAAAACCATGATGGGACTGCTGTGGTGAGCCATTAA
- the LOC121794869 gene encoding uncharacterized protein LOC121794869 — MKAYRARDSALEGIFGKAGLQYRRLFDYKSELERTHPSWSVHIHYKNFRDPEADGPRFLRFYYCLGPLKNGWMRFCRPIILLDSCFLRRMYRGQLMTTMRIDPNNGWWPIAWAVTEAESYDQWKWFLVYLAEDLHIHENAPRFVFMSDQQKGLAKAIVEDFPQSEHRLCVQHIYNNFKKRFIGENFKEILWELASSTTHEHVAPKEKWVKTYFPSHACCDVILYNIYETFNSKIAIARELSIITMLEEIRTSQMERIQIRGQWIKAYDHALPPVIKEIVDKLSWKLTGIPRTHAVGTINKNEKDVSDYVSNYYLQSIMSILYENVLYPINGMDNWPKTSDVGFELAPPRTKRQRGRPKKLRREEPQSVRLGTNCRWQFSLSINRKSEVVQLTAAKKMEKSKAFSASFLVCLLMFAYVCDARKEPGEVWKAVMDEETMPNAIKDLMDLGSNRFVRDFDVKPNVIIYHSREHAHTEIEGN, encoded by the exons ATGAAGGCATACCGCGCAAGAGACAGTGCCTTAGAAGGTATCTTTGGCAAGGCTGGACTCCAATACCGGAGACTGTTCGACTACAAATCTGAATTGGAACGGACACATCCTAGTTGGAGTGTGCATATACACTACAAAAACTTCAGGGATCCTGAAGCTGACGGCCCGAGATTCTTGAGGTTTTACTATTGCCTCGGGCCATTGAAAAATGGCTGGATGCGTTTTTGCcgtccaattattttattggaTTCCTGTTTCTTGAGACGTATGTACCGAGGGCAACTTATGACGACCATGAGAATTGATCCAAACAACGGTTGGTGGCCTATTGCGTGGGCGGTGACTGAGGCTGAGAGCTATGATCAGTGGAAATGGTTCCTCGTCTACCTAGCAGAGGACCTTCACATACATGAGAATGCCCCAAGATTTGTCTTCATGTCTGATCAGCAAAAG GGTCTTGCAAAAGCCATCGTTGAGGATTTCCCACAGAGCGAGCATCGCTTATGTGTTCAGCACATctacaacaacttcaagaagagATTCATCGGGGAGAATTTTAAGGAAATACTGTGGGAGCTTGCATCGAGTACAACCCACGAACA TGTTGCTCCaaaagaaaaatgggtgaaGACATATTTCCCTTCACATGCTTGCTGTGATGTTATCCTCTACAATATCTACGAGACCTTTAATTCGAAGATAGCAATTGCTCGCGAGTTGTCCATTATCACCATGTTAGAGGAGATCCGGACGAGTCAAATGGAGAGGATTCAGATCAGAGGCCAGTGGATCAAGGCATACGATCACGCACTGCCGCCCGTTATCAAAGAGATCGTGGATAAGTT ATCATGGAAGCTAACTGGGATCCCGCGCACTCATGCCGTCGGTACAATTAACAAGAATGAGAAGGATGTATCAGACTATGTCTCCAACTATTATTTGCAGTCCATAATGTCGATTCTGTACGAGAATGTCCTGTACCCAATCAATGGGATGGATAATTGGCCCAAGACTTCTGACGTTGGATTTGAACTGGCACCCCCGAGGACAAAGCGACAGCGTGGACGGCCAAAGAAACTGAGGCGTGAAGAGCCCCAG TCAGTAAGATTGGGAACAAATTGCAGGTGGCAG TTTAGTTTGTCTATAAATAGGAAGTCAGAGGTTGTACAGTTGACAGCAGCAAAGAAGATGGAAAAGAGCAAAGCATTCTCAGCTTCATTCCTTGTCTGTCTTCTCATG TTTGCTTATGTGTGTGATGCAAGGAAAGAGCCAGGAGAGGTGTGGAAGGCTGTGATGGATGAAGAGACTATGCCTAACGCAATCAAAGATCTTATGGATTTGGGCTCGAATCGTTTCGTTAGGGATTTTGATGTAAAGCCTAATGTTATAATATATCACAGCCGTGAGCATGCTCATACTGAAATCGAAGGTAATTAG